The nucleotide window GACTAAATTCACGCGTTAAATGATAGCTATGGTTAAGGCAAATGCATTACCTGATCTTATTTAGTTTATGCCATTGACATCTTGCAACCTGCAGTTTTCAGGTCATAATCACAAAGGACAAAAACGAGAATACAGTAGATATGGCTCATGCAAGTGTGGCTTCTCTTATGAGAACAATAGAATCGCTCTTGACATCCAATTCTCCGATGCAATCTCTGATCCCAAACTGAGAACTTTGCGCTCTTCATGAAAAAATTAGTTTCCTGGAAGTAGTGGTCAAGAACTTTGAGAAACACAATGTTTCGGGGGAAATGACGGATTTTGAAGTAGAAGTAAAAGAAGTTGCAAATATTGTTGAATACAAAATTCAACTTAAGCTACCAGAAActataatggaaaaaaataaaagcataagGCAGTTCTGTGCACTAAACTATCGGTATGTGcagagttttgaaaagggttgaaCCACAAGAGACTATTACACACGGTCTTACCCTACATTTTCTTCTAGAATTGTTTCCCGGCTTGAAACCATCACCTCCTTTTTATTTGGATATTTTGAGTTGTGTCTCTATGGCAGTCTAGCCATGCGACAAGTTTATGCgctaatataaatacaaaatttagcaCATTGTAACGACAATAACATAGTGAGCCAGATTACTAGTAGGGGGCAAAAGTTAGTGAGTCAAACTTCTAGTGGGGGGCAAAGTTCAACCTTTCTGCAAAGTACAAGGGCCTTTCTCAAACTTTCTGCAAATTTTCCATtcctattttattcttaattagtTACATAATATTCTTTCGtttttaaaaaatgacctattttgATTTATCACGgagtttaataaaataaaaaagatttttaaagcttgtgattttaaattaaatttatgtcaaatgtactataatatttttaaattttatggtctTAAACATACTATGTGAAAAGTTGGAGTAGTGTTACCAAAAAAGGAAAtgatcattctttttttaaatagactaaaaataaaaacagatcagttttttaaaacggagggagtacctATTAAGTTGTTATATGTTCGActggataaaaaattaaaatatttttgtgaatagATTGCCTGAACTCTGCGTTTGATATATTCCCCTGCGAAGTCGGGGGACGGTTCATATTGGTCCGTGGAGTCCGAGGTGGACTGgttgggactggagggactcccgaaGTAGGGACAGGGTCTGGAGTGAGAGCCCTATTACGTGTCCTCATCCCATAAGTGGGACGGACTTCATCATTCTGAGCACTCTAATTAGTATTGCGACGAAGAGGCATGACTGTTATCTCTGTAAGACAAAAGATCACTGATTAGGATCAGACTTGACTTTGAAGCACGAACTAattcacaaagaagggaaacatttcctaaacgcctggtagcctcctgcttataagtgtggcacgatacacacccataaacaagactctacccgacgcgattttgcagacaccctgggaccatgaaccgtgctctgataacaagtttgtcaCGATCCGAATCGGGGCCCTGGCCATGCCGAGCATTCCAAaacatgaaggcccgaaacacccctatctatctggtaatcatgcacataattcatatgataataagatatgcggaagatacacaatataacggaaatatggtcataaatcaaatgaaatcaacaaaggaaaaataatttcccacaacatctatcgacatctgaacaaccgtctgcgaaatctctactacacgACTGAAACAAATAACTATccaaaaactgggacaaggcccccagtagaacCAAAACTACTAAGTGATAAATGAACTGACAGgcatcaggccttccaaaatatagaagactcaccacttgattctgcaaatTTGTCGGAAGAAatctactggttatctggaccctAGACTGTGCCctcgaacctgggagggaagggggtcaatacaaatgtactggtacgcagtgtaatccaaaacaaaatacaatatttttacaaagtataagtgagagccattataaaacagtttcatatcaaatcatttgaaaacacatgggcataatgtaataatttttcaacaacaacgCAATGCAggtgagctaggtggaataccctacaatatcacatttacaccaactgtcaaacctcggttaccgccgagattagagtataagtgaggggaagacacacaagatcacacagcagggtgtctcgacccaatgaagtatggtagtgcacaagatcacaaagtagggctcctaaccatagtcccaaattgggataaTATATAtatcaggtacacaagatcacaaagcatggtaccaagttcccatgtcggcaaacacgatttccagcgatgagcccttacactcaaacgccttcttcggtcatccacctatctcatataaaatcaacgcattcaaacttcatttaattcaatcacctATCATATTCTGtaaggtatcatcatacccgacttgcaagtcatcagcatcacatcattctttcattcaaccattataaacaaccctctccttgcaagtcgaaaatcataaccaatcataacaattttcaaaatatttcatgtcatgcttgtcaagatgatttcaaacatttcacatcatatgaaaatttaaaacaaaatcatatcaagagagggatttcatataattcatgctcccaagttaacatcttttcggaatacatgcatatacatatataatatatcaaatcacttcggaaataggtctaaagaccaaatcaatattatagaaacatttaaaacatgattatattcataaatttcaaaacccccattattaaaacatgaatttttaagcctatgagatttttaggataacCTCACGTACCTCTATACGCGGaaataatagatgtttcttgaagcctacattgcggggatttcaaatcttcaatttgttatGAAAAcacacggttgaatcttgagctattaggatttttattttaaaaccctTGATAgagttcttgagtaattttggtGAATGAGACTCTATTTtggtgtttgagggattaaattGTTTAAGTTGATGGGGGATTGGACAATTACTGAAATGCCATTAATTTTCTGGATGGGCTGAACAGTTTGGCCTGGGGCGATTTAGCAGGCGACGCGGGCTCTAGAGCACCGCTTTTTAGCAGGCGTCGCCCGCTCAATCGCGGGCTCAAGCCCAGGCCAGGCGATCTACCAGGCGACGCCCGCATATCGCGTACCCTCATTGGAATGCAACCCCAAACTCGTCCTTATGCTCGtctaaaaattccgaaactctTTCGAGACGCATtacaaccttgccccatcgcaacgcaacaagAAAATCTGAAAACGGATGTCGGGAAGGTTGGAAATAAAATCCCCGAAGGTTACTAGCTAAAAATGAGTCTTAAGtctttcaacacttagaaaaatttcaagttttcaagttcaaaacCACACCACTTGGAGCTAGTATatgcacgacttttacggggCGTTACAGATAAAGGACCATTTATGTTCAACATTATATTATAGTAACCTAAGTGAACCTACTATGCAGAGTTAAGGGACTGTTTGGGCTGATAAATTCTTCAGGTATCATTTCAACCACTCATATGTTATCTTGTTTAGGTACTGTGTATCTTTCGTTCTTCACACCTTTTCTCAAATATCTCTTTTAGTGATTTTGAAGATCTGCCATTGAAAGGTTAGTTTCCATTAATTATTCTCTAATTTAATTAAAGTTCTAGAGCAAAATAACACTTGTAGTGGCTTATCAATGTATAATTTAGCTCTTTGTACTATATATAGTTATTTTGCTCCAACTCCTCAAAAATAACGATGATTACGTGTTGGATCCTTCATAGGTTGTGCATTTTTTTAAGGATCTGAAATGGGTGTGGCAACTTTTTTAAAGAGTCCCAGCAACATAGAAAACACTACCTAAGTAAGCAAAGCGGAGTTTTGAACCACAATCTATTTTGCGTACAgggagttaaattatttttacgcGTTAAATGAGCTAAAGCTACTTTGGGACTAAACTCACTGTTACCCTTTTATAGCTATGATTAAGACAAATACATGACCTGATCTTATTTAGTTTGTGCGTGCCTTTTCAGCAAATCTGTGTATCTCATTATTTGTAATACCGTTGACCTCTTGCAACCTGCAGCTTTCAGGTCATAACCGCAAAGTATAGAAATGAGAATTCAGTAGATATGGCTCATGCAAGTGTGGCTTCTCTTATGAGAACAGTAGAATCGCTCCTGACATCCAATTCACCGATGCAATCTCTAATCCGTGATCACAGAGAAGAACTTTGCGCTCTTAGTGAAAAAGTTAGTTCCCTGGAAGTATTTGTTAAGAACTTTGAGAAAAACAATGTTTCTGGGGAAATGACGGATTTTGAAGTAGAGGTAAAAGAAGTTGCAAGTGCTGCTGAAAACACAATTCAACTGAGACTAACAGAAACTGTACTGGGAGAAAATAAAAGCATCAGAGGAATCATTGGCACAAGATTTTTCAAAGGAATCTCAATATATGGACACTCAGAAAGTTTCATAAAAGCTTTCGACAATTAGCAAAGGACATTGATCATGTCCGGAAAGAGTCAACAAAGATTCAAGATAAAGGCAAACAGGCATCAAAGGAATTATTGGTTCATGATTTTTCAAGTTCAACAGACGATATTCTGAATGTTAACAATAATATGGTTGGATGTGATGATCAAAAGGAACGCTTGTTAGAAGATCTGATTGGAAGCTACTCTGGTGAACCCAAAGTCATCCCGATTGTCGGGATGGGATAGGTAAAACAACCTTAGCAAAAGAAGTTTACAATCATGAATCTATTCTACTCCGTTTTGATGTTCGTTCCTGGGCTACTGATCTCAACAGCACAACATAAAGGAAATTTTGCAGACCCTTCTAAAATCGACGATTAAAATGGATGACACGGTTAAGACGGAAGTTGAAGCAGAGCTAGCAGACATGCTGCAAAAAAGTTTAAAGAGAAAGAGGTACTTAATTGTCTTAGATGATATCTGGAGTGTTGAAGTGTGGGATGGCATGAGCCGATGCTTTCCAACTGATGAAAATGTAGGGAGTCGAATACTGTTGACTACCCGTAACAACGAAGTAGCTCGCAATGCGGGTACAAAGAATCTTTCTATGCAGATGAACTTCATGGATCAAGATGAGAGTTGGAACCTTTTTAAAAGTGCAGCATTTTCAAATGAAGCATTGTCATCTTTGTTTGAGACTATTGGGAAGCAAATCGCAGAGAAATGTTACGGGTTACCACTAACTATTGTCGTGGTTGCTGGGCTTCTTAAATCTAAAAGGGCAATAGAAGATTGGGGAAGTGTTTCCAAAGATGTCACGTCACTCATCACAAATGATCCTGATGAACAATGTTCACATGTGCTTGGGTTGAGTTACAATCACTTGACTAGCGATCTAAAAACATGTCTTCTGCATTTCGGAATTTTTCCAGAAGACAGTGAGGTACCAGCAAAGAGATTGGTGAGATCATGGATGGCTGAGGGGTTCCTGAAGTTGGAAAATGATTTGGAAGGAGAGGCTGAGAAGTGTTTGCAGGAGCTTGTCGATAGATGTCTAGTCCTCGTCTGCAAGAAAAGTCTAGATGGAACAAAAAATAGATCATGTAAGGTTCATGATATAATATATGACCTGTGCGTGAGAGAAATTCAAATGGAGAACATTTTTATCATGAATGACATTGTGCTTGATTACTCATATTCAGATTCAGAACGTCGATATCTCACTATGCAAAAAATGCAGCCCTTTAAACGCGTGACTGGTGATAAAATTGATTATTGTCCCCATGGTCTTTATAGGGCTCTTCTTACCCCTGTACATCATCAGTTGGGAGATCATGACAACAACGATCTTATTAAACGAACCcgttctattttctcttttcatcttaAGGATTCATTTTTTGTTCTCAAATCAGAGCTTATTCATTTCAAATTACTCAAAGTCTTGGAGTTGAGAAACATAGATATGGATCATTTCCCTGTACAGATTCTAAGCCTAATCTGGTTGAGGTACCTATTATTGCATTTCTGTAAGAAAGTAGACATACCTCCAGAAATTTGAAGGTTATGGAATCTGCAGACATTCATTGTTCAAGGGCCTAGTCTATGGAAAATAACTTTTCCTGAGGAAATTTTGGGACTAATGCAATTAAGGCATCTCGAACTGCCCGAATTTTATCTGCCTAATCCCCCAAGCGTATCTGCTGACAAAGGGAGTCACATGGGTTTTTCAACCATACAAACTATTTCTTACTTGTCTCCATGTTGTTGCACGAAGGAGTTTATTATGAGGATTCAGAAGGTCAAAGAATTAGGAATCAGTGCATATCAGATTGACTCTGATGGGCTGCCTCTCAACAACCTTGTCCATCTGTAGCAACTTGAAACATTGAGTCTTATCTATTGTTTTAGTAGATTTTTGCCAGCAAGTGCAAAAGCTTTTCCAGCAACGCTCAAGAAGCTGAAGTTGAAAAGAAATTTTCTACGTTGGTCGTACATGGACATCATAGATGAATTGCCTAACCTTGAGGTGCTGAAGCTGATGCATGATGCTTGTCTTGGAGAAGAATGGTATCCAAATGTTAGGGGATTTACTCGATTGAAGTTTTTGCTAATTAAAGGTAATCGTCTCAAGCACTGGAAAGTCACAGATGACAATTTTCCTGTCCTTGAGTGCCTTGTACTTAAAGAATGctataatttgaaagagataCCCATTGAGTTTGCAGAAATCCACACACTACAACTGATTGAGTTAGATCGGTGTCCTCCCGCACTTGGGGAATCTGCAGCACGAATTCAAAAAGAACAAGAAGACCTTGGAAACAACCCCGTGGACATTCGTATCTCTCATTTACGTAAGTATATAGTATTTATCAGGGTCACACTCTATTTAGGATTTCCACAAGTCAAGTCGTACACAAAAGTAATTCAGCTTTGCCCCATATTCTTTCACAAAAATAACCTTGACAAAATTTGGTTAAAATATCCCTTATATTTCACCAAAATGTccccttaaatatatttttgagca belongs to Capsicum annuum cultivar UCD-10X-F1 unplaced genomic scaffold, UCD10Xv1.1 ctg82403, whole genome shotgun sequence and includes:
- the LOC107852554 gene encoding late blight resistance protein R1-A-like isoform X2, which gives rise to MDDTVKTEVEAELADMLQKSLKRKRYLIVLDDIWSVEVWDGMSRCFPTDENVGSRILLTTRNNEVARNAGTKNLSMQMNFMDQDESWNLFKSAAFSNEALSSLFETIGKQIAEKCYGLPLTIVVVAGLLKSKRAIEDWGSVSKDVTSLITNDPDEQCSHVLGLSYNHLTSDLKTCLLHFGIFPEDSEVPAKRLVRSWMAEGFLKLENDLEGEAEKCLQELVDRCLVLVCKKSLDGTKNRSCKVHDIIYDLCVREIQMENIFIMNDIVLDYSYSDSERRYLTMQKMQPFKRVTGDKIDYCPHGLYRALLTPVHHQLGDHDNNDLIKRTRSIFSFHLKDSFFVLKSELIHFKLLKVLELRNIDMDHFPVQILSLIWLRYLLLHFCKKVDIPPEI
- the LOC107852554 gene encoding late blight resistance protein R1-A-like isoform X1; this translates as MDDTVKTEVEAELADMLQKSLKRKRYLIVLDDIWSVEVWDGMSRCFPTDENVGSRILLTTRNNEVARNAGTKNLSMQMNFMDQDESWNLFKSAAFSNEALSSLFETIGKQIAEKCYGLPLTIVVVAGLLKSKRAIEDWGSVSKDVTSLITNDPDEQCSHVLGLSYNHLTSDLKTCLLHFGIFPEDSEVPAKRLVRSWMAEGFLKLENDLEGEAEKCLQELVDRCLVLVCKKSLDGTKNRSCKVHDIIYDLCVREIQMENIFIMNDIVLDYSYSDSERRYLTMQKMQPFKRVTGDKIDYCPHGLYRALLTPVHHQLGDHDNNDLIKRTRSIFSFHLKDSFFVLKSELIHFKLLKVLELRNIDMDHFPVQILSLIWLRYLLLHFCKGVTWVFQPYKLFLTCLHVVARRSLL